One region of Candidatus Melainabacteria bacterium genomic DNA includes:
- the miaB gene encoding tRNA (N6-isopentenyl adenosine(37)-C2)-methylthiotransferase MiaB, producing the protein MKRVYLETFGCQMNKADSEHMIGLLDEINYKLTEDIDSADLVLFNTCTVREAANKKLYGHLGIVAGKKKHKPNLLVGIGGCVAQDKKEWLQSKFPFVDIVFGTNNIHELPELIKQAECGERICKIKEELPYELPELPVIRQTKVTAWINVILGCNFNCTYCTVPRVRGREKSRRPEDILKEIKKLAEEGFKEVTLLGQNVTAYGYDLSLNYSKEKATFGYIPVNSEYSLEKLMRFVHNVKGIERIRFLTGHPFYVTSELIDAVAELSKACEYFHIPMQSGDNNVLKHMARAYSVDKYKKMVEKIKSKIPDAAITSDFIVGFPGETYEQFLNTVKIIQELEFDACNTAAYSPRPNTPSATWNDQISEEEKNERLKYLNQVINDVLEKKNKKYLNTVQEILVEGKSEKNKNRLTGRTRRNKIVNFDGDTNLVGKLITVKITKANPWALLGELEN; encoded by the coding sequence ATGAAACGTGTCTACTTAGAGACCTTTGGGTGCCAGATGAATAAAGCAGATAGTGAACATATGATTGGGCTGCTTGATGAAATTAATTACAAACTTACAGAGGATATTGATAGCGCAGATCTTGTTCTTTTTAATACATGTACTGTTCGTGAAGCAGCAAATAAAAAATTATATGGACACCTTGGAATTGTTGCAGGTAAAAAAAAGCACAAACCAAATTTGTTAGTTGGAATTGGTGGTTGTGTTGCTCAAGATAAAAAAGAATGGCTACAGTCTAAATTCCCTTTTGTAGATATTGTCTTTGGCACTAACAATATTCATGAGCTCCCAGAGCTTATTAAACAAGCAGAGTGTGGTGAAAGGATCTGTAAAATAAAAGAAGAACTTCCTTATGAGCTTCCTGAACTTCCAGTAATTAGACAAACAAAAGTTACTGCATGGATAAATGTAATTCTTGGATGTAATTTTAACTGTACTTACTGCACAGTTCCGCGCGTAAGAGGAAGAGAAAAGAGCAGAAGGCCAGAAGATATTTTAAAAGAGATCAAGAAACTAGCTGAGGAAGGTTTTAAAGAAGTTACATTACTTGGACAAAATGTTACAGCATATGGATATGATCTCTCGTTAAATTATTCAAAAGAAAAAGCAACATTTGGTTATATTCCAGTTAATTCAGAGTACTCACTTGAAAAGTTAATGAGGTTTGTTCACAATGTAAAAGGTATTGAAAGAATTAGATTTTTAACTGGGCATCCTTTTTATGTAACTAGTGAATTAATTGATGCTGTTGCTGAACTTTCAAAGGCTTGTGAATATTTTCACATTCCAATGCAATCTGGTGATAATAATGTCTTAAAGCATATGGCAAGAGCTTATTCAGTAGATAAATATAAAAAAATGGTAGAAAAAATTAAATCAAAAATTCCAGATGCAGCTATTACAAGTGATTTTATAGTAGGTTTCCCCGGAGAAACATATGAACAATTTTTAAATACAGTTAAAATAATTCAAGAGCTAGAATTTGATGCATGTAATACAGCAGCATATTCCCCAAGACCAAATACTCCAAGTGCAACCTGGAATGATCAGATTTCAGAAGAAGAAAAAAATGAAAGGCTTAAGTATTTAAATCAAGTAATTAATGATGTATTAGAAAAGAAAAATAAAAAGTATTTAAATACTGTTCAAGAGATATTAGTGGAAGGTAAAAGCGAAAAAAACAAAAATCGCTTGACAGGCAGAACAAGAAGAAATAAGATTGTTAATTTCGATGGTGATACAAACCTTGTTGGGAAATTAATAACTGTAAAAATTACAAAAGCAAATCCATGGGCACTATTGGGGGAATTAGAAAATTAG
- the def gene encoding peptide deformylase gives MPILQVHKYPDPILKQVSKEVISFDSSLEAFIKNGIETLQNYKFCVGLSAPQVGNLQRITFVDISRARKPHPNNGLLILINPRILASSDFKIVREGCLSIPDFTANVKRAMKIVVAYQDIKGKTRTLSTKNFEAHAIQHEIDHLNGILFLDKIANPASDLFRRVRY, from the coding sequence ATGCCAATTTTACAAGTCCACAAATATCCTGATCCAATCTTAAAACAAGTTTCAAAAGAAGTAATATCTTTTGATTCTTCTTTAGAAGCATTTATAAAAAATGGTATTGAGACTTTGCAAAACTACAAATTTTGTGTAGGTCTTTCAGCACCACAAGTAGGAAATTTACAAAGAATAACTTTTGTTGATATTTCAAGAGCAAGAAAACCACATCCAAATAATGGTTTACTAATTTTAATCAATCCTCGAATTCTTGCATCATCAGATTTCAAAATAGTTCGTGAAGGATGTTTAAGCATCCCAGATTTCACTGCAAATGTAAAAAGAGCTATGAAAATTGTTGTAGCTTATCAGGATATAAAAGGTAAAACCAGAACACTATCTACAAAGAACTTCGAAGCACATGCAATCCAACATGAAATAGATCATTTAAATGGAATACTTTTCTTAGATAAGATTGCAAATCCTGCTAGTGATTTGTTTAGAAGGGTAAGATATTGA
- a CDS encoding ACT domain-containing protein yields the protein MNISKNYFALFVLGTDSTGIVADITKALFELGANINDSSHTIIGNQFAMLLLISTTTNCTIEKIQSVFKDVAEARNLTIHVHQLRDEDIYRKSYEMGQLCVIHLYGADKPGIIYQVTNLLAKNNVNITDLSTRRFGTESNPIYIMYLEAEVPNAVDTRKLGDELNKIAAALNVEIKYELEEVASL from the coding sequence ATGAACATCTCAAAAAATTATTTTGCATTGTTTGTCTTAGGAACTGACAGTACTGGAATAGTTGCTGATATTACAAAGGCCCTGTTTGAACTAGGAGCAAATATAAACGACTCATCGCATACAATCATTGGAAACCAGTTTGCAATGTTACTTTTAATATCAACAACAACAAACTGTACAATAGAAAAAATTCAAAGTGTCTTTAAGGATGTAGCAGAAGCAAGAAACCTAACAATTCATGTACACCAGTTAAGAGATGAAGACATATACAGAAAATCATATGAGATGGGCCAGTTATGTGTAATTCATCTCTATGGAGCAGATAAACCAGGAATTATTTATCAAGTCACAAACTTGCTTGCTAAAAATAATGTGAATATTACAGATTTAAGCACAAGAAGATTTGGTACTGAATCAAATCCAATTTACATAATGTACTTAGAAGCTGAAGTACCTAATGCAGTTGATACAAGAAAACTTGGTGATGAATTAAATAAAATTGCAGCTGCTTTAAATGTAGAAATTAAATACGAATTAGAAGAAGTTGCCAGCTTGTAA
- a CDS encoding D-tyrosyl-tRNA(Tyr) deacylase, which produces MITLIQRVKNVKVKENGQTLGEINQGLLLYIGFEDGDNLTKIQWTLNKIINLRIFSDKEDKMNLSLLDTSGALMVIPNFTLPADLNESGRRPSFTKSARPELADSLYTQFIDECKKQNIKTASGKFGAMMDIESVADGPVNFVLIKR; this is translated from the coding sequence ATGATTACACTAATTCAACGTGTAAAAAATGTCAAAGTAAAAGAAAATGGACAAACTCTTGGTGAAATAAATCAAGGACTTCTTTTATACATTGGGTTTGAAGATGGTGACAATCTTACAAAAATTCAATGGACTTTAAATAAGATTATTAATCTTAGAATATTTTCAGATAAAGAAGACAAAATGAATCTATCGCTTTTAGATACTAGTGGAGCATTAATGGTTATTCCAAACTTTACTTTGCCAGCTGATTTAAATGAATCAGGCAGGAGGCCATCATTTACAAAGTCAGCAAGGCCAGAACTTGCAGATAGTTTGTATACCCAGTTTATTGATGAATGTAAAAAACAAAATATAAAAACTGCATCTGGTAAGTTTGGTGCAATGATGGATATTGAATCTGTGGCAGATGGGCCAGTTAATTTTGTGCTAATAAAGAGATAA
- a CDS encoding L-threonylcarbamoyladenylate synthase has protein sequence MLKKILNLILSNELVIVPTDTVYGLVCRYDSKSAIEKIYKLKKRSRRKPLILLGYNWQALKKFVKLNRKLYWPGPLTIVLPASKLVPKFLNKGFKTIGIRVPNNKFLLGLLKQCPLQVLASTSANISGKRNVNDIVQKVKLFVKAKKGEMSYKPSTVIEIINGQIKTLR, from the coding sequence GTGCTTAAAAAAATATTGAACTTAATTTTATCTAACGAACTGGTAATAGTTCCAACGGATACAGTATATGGCTTGGTTTGCAGATATGATTCAAAATCTGCGATAGAAAAAATCTACAAATTAAAAAAAAGAAGTAGAAGAAAACCATTGATTTTGCTTGGATATAACTGGCAAGCATTAAAAAAATTTGTAAAATTAAATCGAAAATTATATTGGCCTGGCCCTCTAACAATTGTTCTACCTGCATCAAAACTTGTACCAAAATTTTTAAACAAAGGATTTAAAACAATTGGAATCAGAGTGCCTAACAATAAATTTCTGTTAGGTCTATTAAAACAATGTCCATTACAGGTTCTTGCAAGTACCAGTGCTAATATTTCAGGGAAAAGAAATGTAAATGATATTGTACAAAAGGTTAAATTGTTTGTAAAAGCAAAAAAAGGTGAAATGTCTTACAAACCATCAACAGTTATAGAGATTATAAATGGTCAAATTAAAACACTACGATAA
- the mnmA gene encoding tRNA 2-thiouridine(34) synthase MnmA, with amino-acid sequence MVQENHWPREGSQIAVCMSGGVDSSISAYILHKKGYKVIGLTGWLIKGTNRCCDSGMIDATKVCEQIGIKHVSKDLRMLFKQEIVDPFINSYQAGSTPIPCITCNTTIKWGSLMHYAFSELSCTHIATGHYAKLISKNDVYKIIRPKDLKKDQTFMLWGLTQEMLSKTVFPLADITKAEVRAVGACCSKLLHVADKEESQDICFVSKKESTQKFLEKFLQPKEGFIIENKTGKILGTHQGTHNYTIGQRKGMGIAHSEPLYVVDLDIENNIVFAGTKDELEKQELIARDVNWILPVETRLIASLRAKIRYNSKTSPAKVSILDNNQVKVVFNEPQSAITPGQACVFYDENDQTLLGGGWIV; translated from the coding sequence ATGGTACAAGAAAATCATTGGCCGCGGGAAGGCAGTCAAATTGCTGTTTGTATGAGCGGTGGTGTAGACAGTAGTATTAGTGCATACATACTGCATAAGAAAGGTTACAAGGTTATTGGTTTAACAGGATGGCTTATAAAAGGTACAAATCGTTGTTGTGATAGTGGGATGATAGATGCAACAAAAGTTTGTGAACAAATTGGTATTAAGCATGTTTCAAAAGATTTAAGAATGCTCTTTAAACAAGAAATTGTAGATCCCTTTATTAACTCGTATCAAGCTGGTTCCACTCCGATACCTTGTATTACTTGCAATACAACTATTAAGTGGGGATCCCTTATGCATTATGCATTTAGTGAATTAAGCTGTACACACATTGCAACTGGACATTATGCAAAACTTATAAGCAAAAATGATGTTTATAAAATCATCCGCCCAAAAGACTTAAAAAAAGATCAAACATTTATGCTTTGGGGATTAACACAAGAGATGCTTTCTAAAACAGTTTTTCCATTGGCAGATATTACCAAGGCAGAGGTAAGAGCTGTAGGAGCTTGCTGCAGCAAGCTCCTACATGTTGCAGATAAAGAGGAAAGTCAAGATATTTGTTTTGTTTCAAAAAAAGAAAGCACACAAAAATTTCTTGAGAAATTTTTACAACCTAAAGAAGGATTTATTATTGAAAATAAAACAGGAAAAATTTTAGGTACTCATCAAGGAACACACAATTACACAATTGGGCAGAGAAAGGGCATGGGAATAGCACATAGTGAGCCTTTATATGTTGTCGATCTTGACATAGAAAATAATATTGTTTTTGCAGGGACAAAAGATGAATTAGAAAAACAAGAATTAATTGCAAGAGATGTGAATTGGATTTTGCCCGTAGAGACGCGATTAATCGCGTCTCTACGGGCAAAAATCCGCTATAATTCCAAAACCTCACCAGCAAAGGTTTCTATATTGGATAACAATCAAGTGAAGGTTGTATTCAATGAACCACAATCAGCAATTACACCTGGACAAGCATGTGTTTTTTATGATGAGAATGATCAAACCCTTCTCGGTGGTGGATGGATTGTTTAG
- a CDS encoding LptF/LptG family permease, with product MKRFFNILDKYIIGEFWMPFISGCGIITGIWLSADQLRQVFKLVTTSSAPLSLAITILGLHMPEILVITIPIGVLWGTFLVFSRLNNDSEIIALRTSGISLIKILRPVILFGLLTSFISFGINELIVPISGPLARKLEIYSVYKNPFSSSQKNFTYLEKSSKKKLKRIFYAAYYDADKNLLRNIVILDFTREGIAQIHSAKQAKWTPQKGGWELYKGTSHIISKNEFLSRVSSFDVLFIPSTSTPAKLIRELSKPGEMNFLKLHSFLELQRDSTVHTDDFNEAEVILHRKFAQPLACLLIALIGAPLGILPRRSNSSWNYIILAIIIFQFYVTQSVCQSMAEAGRLIPFVAAWFPNIVLFLIAIFIIRQKARLA from the coding sequence GTGAAAAGATTTTTTAATATACTTGATAAGTATATAATTGGTGAATTTTGGATGCCATTTATCTCTGGCTGTGGAATTATTACAGGAATTTGGTTAAGTGCTGATCAACTTAGACAAGTTTTTAAACTAGTAACTACTTCTAGTGCTCCATTGTCTTTAGCTATAACTATCTTAGGACTACATATGCCAGAAATATTAGTGATTACAATTCCAATTGGGGTTTTATGGGGAACTTTTCTTGTCTTTAGTAGATTAAACAATGACTCTGAAATCATTGCACTTAGAACAAGTGGCATAAGTTTAATAAAAATTTTAAGGCCAGTCATTTTGTTTGGTTTACTGACATCATTTATTTCATTTGGAATAAATGAACTTATAGTCCCAATTTCTGGTCCACTTGCCCGTAAATTAGAAATATATTCTGTTTATAAAAATCCATTTTCAAGCAGTCAAAAGAATTTTACTTACTTAGAAAAAAGCTCAAAGAAAAAACTTAAGCGAATATTCTATGCTGCCTATTATGATGCAGACAAGAACCTTCTACGAAATATAGTTATTTTAGATTTTACAAGAGAAGGCATAGCTCAAATCCACTCTGCTAAACAAGCTAAATGGACACCACAAAAAGGTGGGTGGGAGCTTTACAAAGGAACAAGTCACATTATTTCAAAAAATGAATTTCTAAGTAGGGTTTCTAGCTTTGATGTTTTGTTTATTCCAAGCACTTCAACGCCAGCAAAATTAATTAGAGAATTAAGTAAACCTGGTGAGATGAACTTTCTAAAATTGCACAGCTTTTTGGAGTTGCAGAGAGATTCTACTGTTCATACTGATGATTTTAATGAAGCAGAAGTAATTCTTCATCGTAAGTTTGCACAGCCCTTAGCATGCTTGCTAATAGCTTTAATTGGTGCACCACTTGGAATATTGCCAAGGAGATCAAATTCAAGCTGGAATTACATTATTCTAGCCATAATTATTTTCCAATTTTATGTGACCCAGTCTGTGTGTCAATCTATGGCAGAAGCTGGTAGGCTTATACCTTTTGTAGCAGCATGGTTTCCAAATATTGTTTTGTTTTTAATTGCAATTTTTATAATTAGGCAAAAGGCAAGGTTAGCGTAA
- the lptB gene encoding LPS export ABC transporter ATP-binding protein: protein MTLKVSNLAKSFNGKVVVNNISFEIKSGEIVGLLGPNGAGKTTSFDIVVGLIKPERGEVKLFEKDITNLPIHQRAGFGIGYLTQEPSVFRRLSVADNLKLIWDVLGDEEDVTARRRDGESVKESLSSNEERLEELLKEFNLSNLRDHIAISLSGGERRRVEIARVLACDPKFVLLDEPFTGIDPIAIQDIQRLIADLKIKRNIGILLTDHNPRATLSICDRAYIIQDGRILLSGLTKDIAKDPIALKYYLGEDFKL, encoded by the coding sequence ATGACACTAAAAGTATCCAATCTGGCAAAATCATTTAACGGTAAAGTTGTTGTAAATAATATTTCTTTTGAAATAAAATCTGGCGAGATAGTAGGTCTATTAGGACCAAATGGTGCTGGAAAAACCACTTCTTTTGATATAGTTGTTGGATTAATTAAACCTGAAAGGGGTGAGGTTAAACTTTTTGAAAAAGATATAACTAACTTACCAATTCACCAAAGAGCAGGATTTGGTATTGGGTATTTAACTCAGGAGCCATCAGTATTTCGTAGATTATCAGTGGCAGATAATTTAAAGTTGATTTGGGATGTGTTAGGAGATGAAGAGGACGTAACAGCGAGACGGCGAGACGGCGAATCGGTGAAAGAATCTCTCAGCTCTAATGAAGAAAGATTAGAAGAACTACTAAAAGAATTTAATCTTTCAAATCTTAGAGATCATATTGCCATTAGTTTGAGTGGTGGTGAAAGAAGACGTGTAGAAATTGCAAGAGTTCTTGCTTGTGATCCTAAGTTTGTTCTTTTAGATGAACCATTTACTGGAATTGATCCAATTGCAATTCAAGATATTCAACGTTTAATAGCTGATTTAAAAATTAAAAGAAATATTGGGATCTTGTTAACAGATCACAATCCAAGAGCAACACTCTCTATTTGTGACCGAGCATATATTATTCAGGACGGCAGAATCTTATTATCAGGTTTAACAAAAGACATTGCAAAAGATCCAATTGCTTTGAAATATTATTTGGGTGAGGATTTTAAATTGTGA
- a CDS encoding enoyl-ACP reductase, with translation MQSNNLLKGKKGIIVGVANKWSIAWAVARACIREGAKVGFTYQGKRVLRNLEKLFEEENINNPFSVNLDVTKDEELFLASESIKKQFGQIDFFLHAVAFAKHEELSGEFVNISRDGYHLAQDVSSYSLIALSKAFKSCMEEKGGSIVTLSYLGSERVIKNYNVMGVAKAALESSARYLAYDLGSKNIRVNVVSPGPIKTLSASGIGDFSKMLEHFRGVAPLKKNVSAEEVADTCVFLFSDLSRAITGEIIYVDCGYNTVAM, from the coding sequence ATGCAATCAAATAATCTGCTTAAAGGGAAAAAAGGAATAATTGTAGGAGTTGCAAATAAATGGAGCATTGCTTGGGCTGTTGCTAGAGCTTGTATTAGAGAAGGTGCTAAGGTTGGTTTTACTTACCAAGGTAAAAGGGTTTTAAGAAATTTAGAAAAATTATTTGAGGAAGAAAATATAAATAATCCTTTTTCAGTAAATCTTGATGTTACTAAAGACGAGGAATTATTCTTAGCTAGTGAGTCTATTAAAAAACAATTTGGGCAAATTGATTTCTTTTTGCATGCAGTTGCATTTGCAAAACATGAAGAACTTAGTGGTGAGTTTGTAAACATATCCCGCGATGGATATCATCTTGCACAAGATGTTAGTAGTTATTCATTAATTGCACTATCAAAAGCTTTTAAATCTTGCATGGAAGAGAAGGGTGGAAGCATTGTTACATTAAGTTATTTAGGCAGTGAAAGAGTTATAAAAAATTACAATGTTATGGGTGTAGCAAAAGCTGCGCTTGAAAGTTCTGCAAGATACTTAGCATATGATCTTGGTTCAAAAAACATTCGTGTAAATGTAGTCTCTCCAGGGCCTATTAAAACTCTTTCAGCAAGCGGCATTGGTGATTTTTCAAAGATGCTTGAACATTTTAGGGGAGTAGCTCCATTAAAAAAGAATGTTTCAGCAGAAGAAGTAGCAGATACCTGTGTGTTTTTATTTAGTGATTTATCAAGAGCAATTACTGGTGAAATTATTTATGTAGACTGTGGATATAATACAGTGGCGATGTAG
- a CDS encoding TetR/AcrR family transcriptional regulator, whose translation MQEINIPPVPKSAKAQRTRQKILEAARVVFAERGFAKATAEEISTRAGVGYGTFYLYFADKRQALHTILAEVDDKLYQLGQDETEKPRLGLGALAPIKATISSFFDSFEAYADVLKICHELSATDPDFKNRHDKVRARLVNRIKEHLTKGLELGNTRNVDPEIASIAIAGLIETIAIEWFFNNKPWDREKVINTVAKLYYSAVVKQ comes from the coding sequence ATGCAAGAAATTAATATACCTCCTGTACCAAAGTCTGCAAAAGCACAACGAACTAGACAAAAAATATTAGAAGCAGCAAGAGTAGTTTTTGCAGAACGGGGGTTTGCAAAAGCTACTGCAGAAGAAATTTCTACAAGAGCTGGTGTTGGATATGGGACATTTTATTTATATTTTGCAGATAAGAGACAAGCACTGCACACTATTCTTGCTGAAGTGGATGATAAACTGTACCAGCTTGGCCAGGATGAAACTGAAAAGCCAAGGCTTGGTCTAGGAGCTCTTGCACCTATTAAAGCAACAATTAGTAGTTTCTTTGATAGCTTTGAAGCCTATGCTGATGTTTTAAAAATTTGTCATGAACTTTCAGCAACAGATCCGGATTTTAAAAATCGACATGATAAAGTAAGAGCAAGATTGGTAAATAGAATTAAGGAGCATTTAACAAAAGGTTTAGAACTTGGAAATACAAGAAATGTTGATCCTGAAATTGCATCTATTGCAATTGCAGGTCTTATTGAAACAATTGCAATTGAATGGTTTTTTAATAATAAACCATGGGATAGAGAAAAAGTAATTAATACCGTTGCAAAGCTTTATTATAGTGCTGTGGTGAAACAATAA